One Drosophila kikkawai strain 14028-0561.14 chromosome 3L, DkikHiC1v2, whole genome shotgun sequence genomic window carries:
- the LOC108079704 gene encoding claspin-like, whose translation MDDVDEIQAEPKGQPEELANQPMAEDALAEEPLASTSTAAGGREIPLQGDQTSPAKVRLVTNVVELLKDLKAFVNLMEAMEFLKSDSESEEEEESAPEHSGEEGNPGVMDDVDEIQDQASFKMQEYFMTLTKKRMEKLRKMQKEKDSFRIHTKMQEYFMTLTTKRMEKLHKMQKEEDSFRIHTKMQEYFMTLTKKRIEKLRKMQKEEEQKGLADEDDMDVDENKEYDPENNHGHF comes from the exons ATGGATGATGTGGATGAGATCCAAGCTGAACCCAAGGGGCAGCCAGAAGAGCTAGCCAACCAACCAATGGCGGAGGATGCTCTCGCAGAAGAACCCCTTGCTTCCACCTCCACTGCTGCAGGTGGGAGGGAAATCCCACTGCAAGGTGATCAAACATCTCCCGCTAAGGTACGTCTTGTTACTAATGTGGTGGAGCTGCTCAAGGATTTAAAAGCTTTTGT GAATCTAATGGAGGCCATGGAGTTTTTGAAATCCGACTCCGAGTCGGAAGAGGAGGAAGAAAGCGCACCAGAGCATTCTGGAGAAGAAGGCAATCCAGGTGTTATGGATGATGTGGATGAGATCCAAGACCAAGCTTCTTTCAAAATGCAGGAGTACTTCATGACTCTGACCAAAAAACGTATGGAAAAGCTGCGTAAAATGCAAAAGGAAAAGGATTCTTTCAGGATTCATACCAAAATGCAGGAGTACTTCATGACTCTGACCACAAAACGTATGGAAAAGCTGCATAAAATGCAAAAGGAGGAGGATTCTTTCAGGATTCATACCAAAATGCAGGAGTACTTCATGACTCTGACCAAAAAACGTATAGAAAAGCTACGTAAAATGCAAAAGGAAGAGGAACAGAAGGGGCTAGCCGATGAAGATGACATGGATGTGGATGAGAATAAAGAGTACGACCCGGAAAACAACCACGGACATTTCTAA
- the PMP34 gene encoding peroxisomal membrane protein PMP34 isoform X1 encodes MVAPSKLSQVLSYQNFVHAVSGAAGGCIAMSTFYPLDTVRSRLQLEEAGKVRSTKQVIKEIVLGEGFQSLYRGLGPVLQSLCISNFVYFYTFHALKAVASGGSPAQHSALKDLLLGSIAGIINVLTTTPFWVVNTRLRMRNVPGTSDEVNKHYKSLLEGLKYVAKTEGIAGLWSGTIPSLMLVSNPALQFMMYELLKRNLMRFNGGEMGSLSFFFIGAIAKAFATVLTYPLQLVQTKQRHRSKEAETKPSTSSKAKTPSTLELMISILQHQGIRGLFRGLEAKILQTVLTAALMFMAYEKIAGTVGMLLKRN; translated from the exons aTGGTGGCCCCCTCGAAGCTCAGCCAAGTGCTGAGCTACCAAAACTTTGTGCACGCCGTCTCCGGAGCCGCG GGCGGCTGCATTGCCATGAGCACCTTCTATCCGCTGGACACGGTGCGTTCCCGCCTGCAGT TGGAGGAAGCCGGCAAGGTGCGCAGCACCAAGCAGGTGATCAAGGAGATCGTCCTAGGCGAGGGCTTCCAGTCCCTATACCGCGGCTTAGGACCCGTCCTCCAGAGCCTGTGCATCTCGAACTTTGTCTACTTTTACACATTCCACGCGCTAAAGGCTGTGGCTTCAGGCGGCTCTCCTGCCCAGCACAGCGCCTTGAAGGATCTACTCCTAGGCAGCATTGCCGGGATAATCAATGTGCTGACCACCACACCCTTTTGGGTGGTCAACACGCGTCTGCGCATGCGCAATGTGCCCGGCACTTCCGACGAGGTTAACAAGCACTACAAGAGCCTACTGGAGGGTCTCAAGTATGTGGCCAAGACGGAGGGCATCGCCGGGCTTTGGTCGGGCACGATTCCCTCTCTGATGCTGGTCTCCAATCCCGCCCTGCAGTTCATGATGTATGAGCTGCTCAAGCGCAATTTAATGCGGTTTAATGGCGGTGAAATGGGCAGCCTGAGTTTCTTCTTTATTGGAGCAATTGCCAAGGCCTTTGCCACGGTGCTAACGTATCCACTGCAGCTGGTGCAGACCAAGCAGCGACATCGCAGTAAGGAGGCGGAAACGAAGCCATCGACCTCGTCTAAAGCCAAGACGCCCAGTACGCTGGAGCTAATGATTAGCATACTGCAGCACCAGGGCATTCGGGGTCTGTTCCGCGGCCTGGAGGCCAAGATCCTGCAAACCGTGCTCACTGCCGCCCTGATGTTCATGGCCTACGAGAAGATTGCCGGCACCGTGGGCATGCTGCTCAAGCGCAACTGA
- the PMP34 gene encoding peroxisomal membrane protein PMP34 isoform X2 has protein sequence MSTFYPLDTVRSRLQLEEAGKVRSTKQVIKEIVLGEGFQSLYRGLGPVLQSLCISNFVYFYTFHALKAVASGGSPAQHSALKDLLLGSIAGIINVLTTTPFWVVNTRLRMRNVPGTSDEVNKHYKSLLEGLKYVAKTEGIAGLWSGTIPSLMLVSNPALQFMMYELLKRNLMRFNGGEMGSLSFFFIGAIAKAFATVLTYPLQLVQTKQRHRSKEAETKPSTSSKAKTPSTLELMISILQHQGIRGLFRGLEAKILQTVLTAALMFMAYEKIAGTVGMLLKRN, from the exons ATGAGCACCTTCTATCCGCTGGACACGGTGCGTTCCCGCCTGCAGT TGGAGGAAGCCGGCAAGGTGCGCAGCACCAAGCAGGTGATCAAGGAGATCGTCCTAGGCGAGGGCTTCCAGTCCCTATACCGCGGCTTAGGACCCGTCCTCCAGAGCCTGTGCATCTCGAACTTTGTCTACTTTTACACATTCCACGCGCTAAAGGCTGTGGCTTCAGGCGGCTCTCCTGCCCAGCACAGCGCCTTGAAGGATCTACTCCTAGGCAGCATTGCCGGGATAATCAATGTGCTGACCACCACACCCTTTTGGGTGGTCAACACGCGTCTGCGCATGCGCAATGTGCCCGGCACTTCCGACGAGGTTAACAAGCACTACAAGAGCCTACTGGAGGGTCTCAAGTATGTGGCCAAGACGGAGGGCATCGCCGGGCTTTGGTCGGGCACGATTCCCTCTCTGATGCTGGTCTCCAATCCCGCCCTGCAGTTCATGATGTATGAGCTGCTCAAGCGCAATTTAATGCGGTTTAATGGCGGTGAAATGGGCAGCCTGAGTTTCTTCTTTATTGGAGCAATTGCCAAGGCCTTTGCCACGGTGCTAACGTATCCACTGCAGCTGGTGCAGACCAAGCAGCGACATCGCAGTAAGGAGGCGGAAACGAAGCCATCGACCTCGTCTAAAGCCAAGACGCCCAGTACGCTGGAGCTAATGATTAGCATACTGCAGCACCAGGGCATTCGGGGTCTGTTCCGCGGCCTGGAGGCCAAGATCCTGCAAACCGTGCTCACTGCCGCCCTGATGTTCATGGCCTACGAGAAGATTGCCGGCACCGTGGGCATGCTGCTCAAGCGCAACTGA
- the LOC108079814 gene encoding THUMP domain-containing protein 1 homolog: protein MEPSVKKPKMTNPKFKQNKKKYFQAKRQVLQPGQRGFFATCNINEKACVRECYNLLNHYADLLYGPEKPETEPEKKPDNVEKEATEAENGSGGAAANNDDDDDDLDAAAAKCRETLSQRKVRFQNMDTGTTNCVFIRTLLDDPVELGKHIIKDIQTTGKSQSRFVLRLVPIEAVCRANMQDIINAAGTLFDKHFLKEPTSYGIIFNHRYNQQIKRDEVIHQLADLVNSKNIGNKVDLKEAKKSIIVEVLRGFCLLSVIDNYLESKKYNLAELANPSEKKSKDDKKASGESKDNEEKEKQPLEDSQEGKTEDGEDSKSGKN, encoded by the coding sequence ATGGAACCTTCTGTTAAAAAACCCAAGATGACGAACCCCAAGttcaagcaaaacaaaaagaagtaTTTCCAAGCCAAACGACAGGTGCTCCAACCAGGACAGCGCGGCTTCTTTGCCACGTGCAACATCAACGAGAAGGCATGTGTGCGCGAGTGCTACAATCTGTTGAATCACTACGCAGATTTGCTCTACGGCCCGGAAAAACCGGAGACCGAGCCGGAAAAGAAGCCGGATAATGTGGAGAAGGAAGCTACCGAGGCAGAGAATGGGAGTGgaggagctgcagccaataatgacgatgacgatgacgatctggacgcagcagcagccaaatgCCGGGAGACTCTTTCCCAACGCAAAGTGCGCTTTCAGAACATGGACACCGGTACCACCAACTGTGTGTTTATACGCACACTACTCGACGATCCCGTGGAGCTGGGAAAGCACATAATCAAGGACATACAAACCACCGGCAAGTCGCAATCACGCTTTGTTCTGCGCCTGGTGCCCATTGAAGCCGTTTGCCGCGCCAACATGCAGGATATTATCAATGCCGCTGGCACACTCTTCGACAAGCATTTCCTTAAGGAGCCCACCAGCTATGGGATCATTTTCAATCATCGCTATAACCAGCAGATCAAGCGAGATGAGGTCATCCACCAGCTGGCCGATTTGGTCAACTCCAAGAACATTGGCAACAAGGTGGACCTTAAGGAGGCCAAGAAATCGATTATAGTGGAGGTGCTGCGTGGATTTTGCCTGCTCAGCGTCATTGACAACTATTTGGAGAGCAAGAAGTACAATCTGGCCGAGTTGGCCAATCCCAGCGAGAAAAAATCGAAGGATGATAAGAAGGCTTCAGGGGAGTCTAAGGATAATGAAGAGAAGGAGAAGCAACCTTTAGAAGACTCCCAGGAAGGAAAAACTGAAGATGGCGAGGATTCCAAGTCGGGGAAGAACTGA
- the Claspin gene encoding claspin, whose amino-acid sequence MMSDDSESEDISRKISPKARRQRRLLSDDGEEEMEVAGATNKEPELEQRSDEEEAKEDAVATKPKKKISAIIDTDSEEEPQKDEEMKPDPETPPKKNPNNKLKGLVDTDSESEELKPHKKKPKKVAKKKSENLDEEEVQEQDENREKPSKKTKKNKQRMDSNSEQEDHKDMSDQETSPVTSKLKGLVDSESEPEVSSPEKAAEKQEPAAGKPKKPKVVRESAKKALEGMQAIQSEQQRLHREAHITVPYHQPKPRTLKEFLARRTINAPLATALAGGSPMPNKQPRKSVGLRMASEDLEAFAKLMEARAQEATEFFKSESEPEEEEDSEPEKDEEEPQVEFKDKQGVMDDVEEIQAEPKEQPEELAIQPMEENALAEAEPLASTSAAAGLREIPQQGDQTSPAKVRLVTEVVELPKLDLSSINITPPSKPATPKISEVIRRLKIEKSTDVSPSLKGDANMVIDLETGDMFAKKPTGVDDLLQRLMKTREAKKHKTLETVNILTTEHGKLEMSKVNIHLHDEEPVGKEPKPGAAYIKMQEQLKTLINKKRMEELRKRQMEEEQERAEEEEDMEVDEEEEYEPENKPGCAEITINEEEEILEVGEGLRDEEAEEAAGEDQEEDNEEVEEEEKSSESDVESLAEETQTSRKRNRIIQAFQDDDNSDDDDDLDLLQTPKPSGAPPITATQLQLSAQKLFDAETHHRTASDEENELLDLCSGQFPQTQMLSSAAPSMDTAVISQIPMTQLGGASSQEAPEELESLCSGTFATQKQELLPPDSQLLPVVAHKIISSDEEETKESDHQAEKPRQKKLTKKRQKKKAKLGFSDDEDSDQEEEEELDELSDEEPAEDIPETFVDYDSEENEILVEMNKKERKLRAANFVEKEAELSESEWGSADEDEKNMDAYDIELGDEDEFDREKLRKELGQIHARKMLDQDIREVRKIQEMLFEDEEGAVRQRQFRWKNAENGFSLEDQRPENGEANEGSGDEENEHLWRKIRYEREQLLLEKGLKAEAASPLSTSLMNSSSTPGSSIRRLNIITAKKTTMEVKKSSPFLISKTVTGNKLQQKSAVRGSFLVRDQETLTKLAAGLTKGSTGEPGEAGTVSVKTAKAKNFVFATLTEEEHENQKRKAADLLNSSSETGVNFMKKPKLEPRRDKCLIDQLL is encoded by the exons ATGATGTCGGACGATAGCGAAAGCGAAGATATATCAAGGAAAATCTCTCCAAAGGCCAGGCGCCAGAGGAGACTGCTCAGCGACGATGGAGAGGAGGAAATGGAGGTAGCGGGTGCTACGAATAAGGAgccagagctggagcagcggAGCGATGAAGAGGAAGCTAAGGAAGATGCAGTGGCTACCAagcccaaaaagaaaatatcagCCATCATAGACACGGACAGTGAAGAGGAGCCACAAAAGGATGAGGAAATGAAGCCGGATCCAGAGACTCCACCCAAGAAAAACCCAAATAACAAACTTAAGGGCTTGGTGGACACGGATTCCGAGTCAGAGGAACTGAAACCtcataaaaaaaagcccaaaaaggTGGCCAAGAAAAAATCGGAAAATTTGGATGAGGAGGAAGTCCAGGAGCAGGATGAAAATAGGGAGAAACCCTCcaagaaaacaaagaaaaataagcaGCGAATGGACAGTAATAGTGAACAGGAGGACCACAAAGACATGAGTGACCAAGAAACCAGTCCCGTGACTAGCAAACTCAAGGGTTTGGTGGACTCAGAATCCGAACCGGAGGTGAGCAGTCCAGAGAAGGCAGCAGAAAAGCAAGAACCAGCCGCtggaaaaccaaagaaaccAAAAGTTGTGCGC GAATCAGCTAAGAAAGCTTTAGAGGGCATGCAGGCCATCCAAAGTGAGCAACAACGTCTGCACCGCGAGGCTCATATCACTGTGCCTTACCACCAGCCGAAGCCCAGGACGCTGAAGGAGTTTCTCGCTCGACGAACCATAAATGCGCCTCTGGCTACCGCCTTGGCCGGCGGCAGTCCCATGCCCAACAAGCAGCCTAGGAAGTCGGTGGGGTTGCGCATGGCCAGCGAGGACTTGGAGGCATTTGC GAAGCTAATGGAGGCGCGAGCCCAGGAGGCCACGGAGTTTTTCAAATCCGAATCCGAGCCGGAAGAGGAAGAGGATTCGGAACCAGAGAAAGATGAAGAAGAACCTCAAGTGGAGTTTAAAGACAAACAAGGTGTTATGGATGATGTAGAGGAGATCCAAGCTGAACCCAAGGAGCAGCCAGAAGAGCTAGCCATCCAACCAATGGAGGAGAATGCTCTCGCAGAAGCAGAACCCCTTGCTTCCACCTCAGCTGCTGCAGGTTTGAGGGAAATCCCTCAGCAAGGTGATCAAACATCTCCCGCTAAGGTACGCCTTGTTACTGAGGTGGTAGAGCTGCCCAAACTGGACTTGAGCTCTATCAACATAACCCCGCCCTCCAAGCCGGCAACCCCTAAGATCAGCGAAGTAATTCGTCGGCTAAAGATCGAAAAGAGCACGGATGTGAGTCCCTCGCTGAAGGGTGATGCCAACATGGTAATAGACCTCGAAACGGGTGATATGTTTGCCAAGAAACCAACTGGAGTGGATGATTTGCTGCAGCGTCTGATGAAGACCCGCGAGGCCAAAAAGCACAAGACTCTGGAGACTGTCAA TATCCTAACCACTGAGCATGGCAAACTGGAAATGTCCAAGGTGAACATCCATTTGCATGATGAGGAGCCTGTGGGTAAAGAACCCAAGCCGGGAGCGGCTTACATTAAAATGCAGGAGCAGCTCAAGACTTTGATCAACAAGAAACGTATGGAAGAGCTGCGTAAGAGGCAAATGGAAGAGGAACAAGAAAGAGCAGAAGAGGAAGAAGACATGGAAGTGGATGAGGAGGAAGAGTACGAGCCGGAAAACAAGCCTGGCTGTGCTGAGATCACAATAAACGAGGAGGAAGAGATCTTAGAGGTGGGCGAGGGCTTAAGGGATGAGGAAGCAGAAGAGGCTGCTGGCGAAGATCAAGAAGAGGATAATGAAGAAGTTGAGGAAGAGGAAAAGAGCAGCGAGAGTGATGTGGAAAGCTTAGCAGAAGAGACCCAAACTTCACGTAAAAGAAATAGAATAATTCAGGCCTTCCAGGATGACGACAACtccgacgatgatgatgatttggATCTACTACAAACTCCCAAGCCTAGCGGTGCTCCTCCCATCACGGCCACCCAACTGCAACTCTCTGCCCAGAAGCTCTTTGATGCGGAAACCCATCATCGCACAGCCAGCGATGAGGAGAACGAGCTGCTTGACCTTTGCTCTGGACAGTTTCCCCAGACCCAAATGCTTTCCTCTGCTGCACCCTCCATGGACACGGCTGTCATCAGTCAGATACCCATGACTCAGTTGGGAGGAGCAAGTAGCCAGGAGGCACCCGAAGAGCTGGAGTCCCTGTGTTCCGGCACCTTTGCCACGCAAAAGCAGGAACTTTTGCCGCCGGATTCCCAACTTCTCCCAGTGGTGGCCCACAAAATCATATCCAGCGATGAGGAGGAGACCAAGGAGTCAGACCACCAAGCAGAAAAGCCGCGCCAGAAGAAACTCACCAAGAAAAGGCAGAAGAAAAAGGCCAAATTGGGCTTCTCCGATGACGAAGATAGcgaccaggaggaggaggaggagttggaTGAGTTAAGCGATGAAGAGCCAGCAGAGGATATACCAGAAACCTTTGTGGACTACGACTCCGAGGAAAACGAAATCCTCGTGGAGATGAACAAAAAGGAACGTAAATTGCGCGCCGCCAACTTTGTGGAGAAGGAAGCTGAGCTTTCAGAGTCCGAGTGGGGATCAGCCGACGAGGACGAGAAGAACATGGATGCCTATGACATAGAGTTGGGCGATGAGGACGAGTTTGATCGCGAGAAGCTGCGTAAAGAGCTGGGACAAATACATGC TCGAAAAATGCTTGACCAGGATATACGGGAGGTGCGCAAGATCCAGGAGATGCTCTTTGAGGACGAAGAGGGCGCTGTGCGTCAGCGTCAGTTTCGCTGGAAGAACGCAGAGAACGGCTTCAGCCTGGAGGATCAGCGTCCGGAGAATGGCGAGGCCAACGAGGGCAGCGGTGATGAGGAGAATGAACATCTTTGGCGGAAAATCCGCTACGAGCGCGAGCAATTGCTCTTGGAAAAGGGTCTAAAAGCG GAAGCCGCCTCGCCCTTGTCTACATCCTTGATGAACAGCAGCTCTACTCCAGGTAGCTCTATACGTCGGCTGAACATAATTACGGCCAAAAAGACCACGATGGAGGTGAAGAAGAGCTCACCGTTTCTGATCTCAAAAACGGTCACCGGCAACAAGCTGCAGCAGAAGAGCGCAGTGCGTGGTTCGTTTCTGGTTCGTGATCAGGAGACGCTTACCAAACTGGCAGCGGGTCTGACCAAAGGATCGACTGGTGAGCCGGGTGAGGCCGGCACGGTTTCCGTGAAAACGGCCAAGGCCAAGAACTTTGTCTTTGCCACTCTGACGGAGGAGGAACATGAG aaTCAAAAACGTAAAGCTGCCGACTTACTCAACAGTAGCAGTGAAACGGGAGTGAATTTCATGAAGAAACCTAAACTGGAGCCCCGCAGAGACAAGTGCCTTATAGATCAGTTGCTTTAG